In the Zingiber officinale cultivar Zhangliang chromosome 5A, Zo_v1.1, whole genome shotgun sequence genome, taactatcttaaataaattcgctacattttctaaacagacaaatccaagatcaacttatcctttttataatccaatattctgttaactatcttaaataaattcgctaccttttctaaacagaaaaatccgtttgcccacctggtcagccgggttttgaccgagtcaaaggtcttgggttcaattttcggcttggacattttttgtcgaaacttccttcgtttagtaaaaataccaaacgacctccaaaaattacataaaaatactctaaaaatttctaaaaatccctagaatatttatatagcatttttaaatatttttaaattacttttaggactctaattgaggaaatttggggcgttacacctGACACTAGTTCTCATTCTTTGAAAATGACTATTGATGCTTTATTTGTGCAACATGGTTTATCATTATCTAGATTGAGAGGCCAAGGCTATGATGGAGCTTCAAATATGCATGGTGAGTTCAATGGATTGAAATCTCTGATACTACAAGAAAATCCATTTGCAATGTATGTTCATTGTTTCTCTCACTAGCTCCAATTAGTTCTTGTTGTTGTTGCCCATGACAATGTTACTGTGAGTGAATTTTTTGGGTATATCACTATGATTGTGAATATATCTGGAGcatcttgtaagaggagagatcaaCTTAGAAAGATTCAACATGATAAAATAATTGCTAAATTGGAAAGTGGAGAAATTACtagtggaaaaggaaaaaaaaaaaatcaagaaactagTTTAGCAAGACCTGGAGATACTCATTGGGGATCACACTACTTAACATTACTTCGTTTATACTCTATGTGGTCTTCAGTGATAGAAGTGTTAGGAAATGTACATGATGATGTCTCTTATTCTGCGAATAAAGGTGTTGCCGCAGGTTGAATTGAGAAGATGGAGAGTTATCAATTTGTTTTTGTGTTACATTTGATGAAGTATATATTGGGAATTACAAATGAGTTATCACTTTCCCTACAACAAGGGGATCAAAATATTGTTCAAGCCATATCCTTGGTTAGAAGTGTGAAATGTCGACTACAAGACTTCAGGGAAGATGGATGGCAGATAATTTTGAAACAAGTTAACACATTTTATGAATTGAATATGATTCCAATACTTGATATGGAGGACAACATCCTAACTCGTGGTCATGGTAGGCGTAGAGGGCAACTCATCACCAATTTTCATCATTATCGTGTGGAGATTTTTTGtcaggtattatttctaaaaatctattttttttgttaatgagatttcattgattattaatgttaTCATGGTTGCAAATTTGAATGATAGGTTATTGATTTAATTATACAAGAAATGAATAATCATTTTTCAGAAGTTAGTACGGAATTGCTTGATTGCATATCATGTCTTCATCCAAGAAATTCTTTCTCTCAATTTGATGTTCACAAACTCATCTATCTTGCAGATTTTTATCCCGTGGACTTCTGTGGTACtgattatttatttttagaaCAACAACTTATGAGTTACTTTTATAATCTGCGGGATGATCCTTACTTTTCTGCAATTGATGACTTGGGAATTCTTGCTCAGAAATTGGTTGAGACTGAAAAACATTTGGTGTTCTCATTGGTTTATCGTATGATAGAGTTGGCATTAGTTTTACCAATTGCAACTGCTTCAATTGAACGAGTTTTTTCTGCAATGAAGACTATGAAGACTGATTTACGCAATAGAATGGGATATGAATGGATGAATGACAGTCTAGTTGTATACAttgaaaatgatatttttttccACAATTGAAAATGAGCAAATATTACAACATTTTCAACAAATGTGGTCTCATAGAATCCAATTGCCTCCTCCTGTACTAACTCGTCGGCCGTCGCAAACTTCTGTGTCGACCCGGAAATGAAGCTCACTTATGGAAGAAAGTTAGACTAATCTTTCCTAAACTTCTAGTTTTTTTCCCTTGCAAATTAGATTAAATGTTCTCGATGTTAATTTATCAGGTTATAGAGAATCGGTCGAGTATTAAGTGGGACAAGGGAAAGGCTCTCGAGTTCTAGTCTCTTGGACTCTTGGTAAACTCTAATAATATCATTTTAATCACATATTGTAAGTATTAGTATGACAGACTGTTATACGGTTTAAATGAGAATCTTAAGTGTTCAATAAGATAAATTGGTTGTGATTAACTTAATAGGCTAAATGGCTAATAGCTTTTGCATGGAGAGTGTTTCATGTTGTTAGTCATCAAGTGGGTTGCAAAATGAGATGTAGACCTATTTCTTATTGCTTCTGTATTAACAGAAACATCTGCTATTAAAGTGTTATTTGTTCATCGTTGATTCCTCAAAATTCTGAACCTCCTTTTTTTGCTCTGTTCTACACTATCTCTCATAAGAATTCCATGCATATTACGATTTATGTGAGTGACGTTCATGTTTATTTGGCTACAGTTTCTACAACAACGTATATTATGCAAGAGTTGAAGCCTTGGAGGGATCAACACAATAGAAATAAATAGACTAGAGTCTAGAGCTTAACTCCTTTGTCTGTTATATTTCAGACTTCATGTGTATAGTTTCTGCAGTATCGTATATTATGCAAGAGTTGATGTAaaactttaattattaaatatttttatttagtcgTAAAAAAAAATCTGTACAATTCAGCCCCCCCTGAATTTTTTTTTCTGGTTCCGCCCCTGGCCAAGGTTCAGGATAATTTTGGGGGAAAAAAATTGATAACCTCATAATCATGAAAattttaaggtttttaaaattttctattggcATAGAAGAAATATTGCATTACTAAAAATCCTTGATTacttaaactaaataaaattgcCGTTGATATCAATGATAACTTTTAACTAAACACATCCTAAAAATTTTTATCTCATTTGAGATTAAAACTCTAGTCCTATTACTACGCTCCTCTGAGTTGTTTACGATTACACCATGTCCATAGGGTCCCCACTACAGTCGTTATAAGCTATGCCTTAGCAATCCTTCAAGCCACCGCCTGTGCATTATTTGATTGACATTGAGGAGGGGTAGACAATTCCATCACTTTAGTCATAACttgcaaaataaaataattgttaCCACCTGGGTTACGGTATGGTCGTAAAAAATAAGTTATATTTTAAGTAATCAGGATTTGATTTTCATACAAAACACACAAAAAAATCCTTGaattattaatgatgttgagtcaTCATACTTCCTGAGTTTATTTGGtagtggaatataggatcggatCATCTATCTTGAAATTAGACAGTTCACAAGAATTGAATacctatttaaaaataaataaaaataaaattttgtaccGAAGAAGTTattggataaaaattaaaatgacaCCATGACACCCTTTATTTTAGTTATGGATActacattttaaaaataaaatattaaaatagtttttttaattcaaaaatatttttgttttaaaGTTGTTAACAACTTtagctaaaattaatttaagtaaaattattttaatttgattaaaattattatatgtaaaatattattatataaaaatccttttttaatATGATTTAAATTGctccaacttaattaaaattgcttTAATACTATTTTCATAGTTTTGGTAAAAGTATTACAATTAGTATAACAGCTTTGGTCATAATTATTAATGCATAAAGagcaatttaataatttaatgtaAAGTTACTCTACTTAGTAGCAGTTATAACAAAATCTACAGTAATAActtcttttgatatttttaaaaatattgatgGGCATCCTCTCcatgacaaaaaaataaaaataaagacacTTTTGATTATTTTTAGTTGACATTATTCAAACTAGGAGGCTGATCAGATAAGGCGTCTACCGTGGACACGATATTAGAGGAAGAGTTGAACGCCATCAACACTCTAAACCTTTCTGCTTCGTGTCGTCCTTATATTAATAAGTTTAGAAATAGCAGTATTTTTTGTCGGAGGGCTTTCGCTTTGCCTTTACTTTTCTTAATAAAAAACAATCTGTTTTGGAAGCACATGAGTTTTGTTAGGGTCTCTGTCTGTTTtgtctgtgtttttttttttaaaaaaatactttggcATGTGGGTGCGCACGCAGCACATGATCAGTTTTACTTAATGAGAACAAACTCCGCGTGCTAATTGATTACGATGAAGAAGAATCGCAAGCAACAGGAAGCATAAAAAGTCACCATCGATCGGTTTACTTGGCCATGGAGGCAAGCAAAGCCCCACACGCAGGGAGACTTGCTTAATATCCACCTTTGAGCGAAAGCAAAGATGAATGAGGGAGGCCGCTCATCCTACTGTTCAAATGCCACTTGAAAGTGATCGCCACATGTGAAAGCTCCTTCCCTTTATTCTCATTTATCAGCTACCATCATTTTATTATGATCATAAACACACATATTCCATGAACACACATTCAGCTCCATTTGCTAGTTTTCCTAGCTCAACGAGACACGGCACTTGAAAGAAGCGACATCTTGCCTTGtttaatttgttttcttttttctttttccattagCAATGCTTGATAGAGAAATCTGAAGTGATGGCCTGTGGAAATAATGGATCTGCTTAAAGTTTTGTCAACTATCATTTGTTAGTTTTCAACCTAAATTATTGCTGGTGACTTGCATAGTTGCAGAATGTACATACACCGCCTGTAGTCTGAAAAGTAACCAGACTTTGAGAAATGAAAACAAGGTGTAGACAGTCCGTTGTGTCATTTCGTGTTCGTAACTTCATATCCGCAGTGCAAGGCACAGAGTGTTGACTGTCACACCACTTTTGATTTTTCTATGGGTTGGAAATAAATGTTGACTCGTCTTTGTCGTTCTTCTTAAGATACCACTGATCCATCGCTGAATATTCGATGCAAGGAAGGAGTAAAGAGGAAGGAGAGGCGGCAAAAATCAGAATGACGTTTTTGGGAGAGGGTAGCTGTGTAATTTTACAAAGCAAACGGATGGGATACGTTGGTGGCTtttgataattaaaaaaaaaattgaaagcaagACGCGATGAATAAAATaacaacaaagaaaaaaaaaaaaaaaaaaaaagtgccgGTCATAGTCATGAATTATCTATCATATTGAAACAGTGAAAACTGAATTTAAAAGTATAATTGTCATGAACAATGTCTCATTAGTTAAttacttttgtttatttttgcgCACAAATTGGTGTGACTGTAGACTAGTCAAACCTGGCGATCGTTCTCGTTCTTCTTGGCGCTGCCATCGTCGTCTGCATTGGCTGGAAGCGCAGGCGAAGCAGAACTAGAAAGGAGAAGCCAACCTGCGCAAACCCAGTCCCAGGCGTGGAGCGCGATGTAGGTGCCGATGCCGCCGATGAGGCCGTATGCGATGGAGTAGGTGAGCGGCATCACGATGATGGTTATGAAGGCCGGAATGGCCTCCTTCATGTCGTCCCACCTGATCTCCACCACCGCCTTCATCATCAGCACCCCCACAAGCACCAGCGGAGGCCCGACCGCCCACGCCGGGATCGAAGCCAGAAGCGGCGTGAAGAAGAATGCGAGCAGGAAGTAGCCGGCCACCGTCAACGCCGTCATCCCCGTCCTGCCCCCCTCTTTGATCCCCGTAGACGACTCGATGTAGGCCGTCACAGGCGACGTCCCCAGGAGCGATCCCAATACGATGGCCGCCGCGTCCGACATGAAGGCGAAGTACTGTCCCTCGAAGTCCCCGTTCTGGTCCACGTATCCAGCGAAGCGGGCCATCGAGTAGAGCGTGCCCGTCGCGTCGAGTATGTCCACGTACAGGAAGGTGACCAGCGCCTCCCAGAAGCGTCCCGTGCCGATCCCCTTGAAACTGAGTGCGCCGGCCGTCGACTGGATGTGGTGCACGTCCACCACCTGCTTGAAGTAGTGATAGGCTTCGTCCCCTGCCGCCGTGTCGGGGAAGGCGGTCACCTCGGTGTGGCGGAACCACGAGACGGCCGTCACGAAAACGATGCCGTAGATCATCGCCCCCTTGATGTTCTTGATGAGGCAATAAGCGATGATGAGGAACCCAACGACGGCGAGCCAGAAGGTGGGAGACTCCATTCGGCCGTGCAAGCAGAGGATGCCGCCAGAGACGGTGCCGCCAGGGATAAGGGACACGGTGCCGTTTTCGAAGGTCTGGACGGGGGCGAGGAAGGCTCGGTGCTTGCGCGGACAGGCGGCCAGAGTGACGAGGGTGGAGGAGGAGTAGCCGACGAGGCCGACGCCCTCGTCGTTCTGCAGGCCGATGAAGGCCAGGAAGAGGCCGATGCCGACGGTGGAGGAGATACGGACGGGGCGAGGCACGAGCTTGGCTAGGTGGGCGCGTAGGCCGACGGCTGAGATAATAAGAAAGATTAAGCCCTCTAGGAAGACAGCGGCAAGGGCAGTGCGGTAGGAGAGGTTGCCGGAACCATGGAACCCGACTACGGTATAGGCGAAATAGGCGTTACTGCCCATGCCCGGTGCTAGCGCCAGAGGCAAGTTGGCGAAGGCCCCCATAATAAAGCTTCCGATGATGGAGGAAGCAGCGGTGGCGACGATGAGGTCGCGGCGGGCGCGGTCGAGGCAGGAGGCGTAACCCGGGTCGACCGGGGGGAAACGGCACGAGGGAGAGGGATTCCTGCAATCGTCGACGGAACACGTGGCGCCGGAGTCCGAGAGTATGGAGGCGTTGACGGCGAGGATGTAGGCCATGGTCAGGAAGGTAGCCGTGCCGGCGCGCAGCTCTGTGGTGAAGGTGCTGCCGCGCTCCGACAGCTTGAACCACCGGCCAGCCCACGACTTAGCCACCGCCCGGTTGATCCTCCCGAGTAGCGACGGAGACGCCGGCGTTGCCTCCGGGGCAGAGTCCATGTCGCCGTTGCGAATCTAGAGAGAAAGGAGGCCGGCGGGGTTTAAATTGCAGAACTTCGGTTACGATTAGTTGTTTTTTCTCTAATTTTGGTAAAAGGTCGGCGATAATGAATCATccaattgaattaaaaaaatccaCATTAAAATGTAATTACATCAATCCCAATCAACCCATAATTAAAACTAAGATTTTTTAATGATATTATTCAAATCCTCTCAATTGCCAGTCTCCTATAACATAAacaattttttaatttccttattGGTTTAATGTAAATTTTTTGCATTTATCATTGGCAAAACTGAAAAggaatctaaattaaaattttcgtttttgactttttaaatttACATAGTTACAGCGCTGATGTGAGAGGAGGCTCAACGGCTCCGTCTCAATCGGGCGGAGGTAGGAGTTAATAATTAATCTACTTGCTTTATTTCGATGGGCTCATTTTTATAGTTTAAGAAAGAAATTCATATATTTAAAAACTTTCACACATTTAACtattttagtcaattatttataaatcaattatatatatggctattgatacggtgcatgttCATGGGATtagtaagatgatgtggttagaAGTCAAGGCCACAAGATGATCAAAAGTCAAGTTtatgtggaggtcagaagtcaagcttacgtgaaggtcagaagtcaagcttacgtggaggtcagaagttcaACCTCCGTGGCtcgtcagaagtcaagcttacatggCCAGGGTCCAAGTCTCCGCTGAGGGGGTGGTCAAAAGATAGGAGTATAAGTCGGACAAGGACCAGCCCTGATAGCGGTCAAGGATAGGGCCCATGAGCCCGGTACAGTTGAAGACTCAGCCCACAAGCCTAGGTAAAGGGAAGAAGGCCCTTGGCGCAAACCAGACCTAGCAtacaggtcggaacatacaagcCATTGATAACAGTAGACGAAAGTAGGTCGGGAAAcaaacctggcgtacaggtcaggacatacaagccatggataacagtaggcaGAAGCTGGTCGGAAAATAGacttggcgtacaggtcgggacatacaagccataGATAACAGTAGACAGAAGCAAGTCGGGATATAGACCTGACGTACAGGTCAggacatacaagccatggataacagtagacgaaagcaggtcgggaaacaaacctggcgtacaggtcgggacatacaagccatggataacagtgggCAGAAGCAGATCGTGAAATATACCTTGCGTaaaggtcgggacatacaagccatgAATAATAGTAGGCAGAAGCGGGTCGGGatatagacctggcgtacaggtcgggacatacaagtcatggataacagtagacgaaagcaggtcgggaaacagacctggcgtacaggtcgggacatacaagccatggataacagtgggcacaagcaggtcgggaaatagacttggcgtacaggtcgggacatacaagccatggataacagtaggcagaagcaggtcgggatatagACCTGGCGTATAAGTCAGgacatacaagtcatggataacagtgggcagaagcaggtcaggatatagacctggcatacaggtcggaacctacaagccatggatagcaatggatc is a window encoding:
- the LOC121980431 gene encoding adenine/guanine permease AZG1-like; translated protein: MDSAPEATPASPSLLGRINRAVAKSWAGRWFKLSERGSTFTTELRAGTATFLTMAYILAVNASILSDSGATCSVDDCRNPSPSCRFPPVDPGYASCLDRARRDLIVATAASSIIGSFIMGAFANLPLALAPGMGSNAYFAYTVVGFHGSGNLSYRTALAAVFLEGLIFLIISAVGLRAHLAKLVPRPVRISSTVGIGLFLAFIGLQNDEGVGLVGYSSSTLVTLAACPRKHRAFLAPVQTFENGTVSLIPGGTVSGGILCLHGRMESPTFWLAVVGFLIIAYCLIKNIKGAMIYGIVFVTAVSWFRHTEVTAFPDTAAGDEAYHYFKQVVDVHHIQSTAGALSFKGIGTGRFWEALVTFLYVDILDATGTLYSMARFAGYVDQNGDFEGQYFAFMSDAAAIVLGSLLGTSPVTAYIESSTGIKEGGRTGMTALTVAGYFLLAFFFTPLLASIPAWAVGPPLVLVGVLMMKAVVEIRWDDMKEAIPAFITIIVMPLTYSIAYGLIGGIGTYIALHAWDWVCAGWLLLSSSASPALPANADDDGSAKKNENDRQV